Proteins encoded by one window of Candidatus Zixiibacteriota bacterium:
- a CDS encoding DUF2250 domain-containing protein, translating into MKLKKDYRVASCCAPSPPDDIIGYYSHGNVIKIHRRDCGHVKELDPERLISVRWDDAIDDKSEFRPESDYGELQDTDFEVLRHHERYGIDYSLVVARKLNISKQEAFDRHRKLTDMRLIERVDATMVQYRKGIVDNKWIKHRNHTYYRLTDKGRKYLAHFLKNS; encoded by the coding sequence TTGAAACTAAAGAAAGACTACCGGGTGGCATCCTGCTGCGCGCCATCTCCCCCCGACGATATCATCGGCTACTACAGCCACGGCAACGTGATAAAAATCCATCGGCGCGACTGCGGCCACGTCAAGGAACTTGACCCCGAGAGATTGATTTCGGTGAGATGGGATGATGCGATTGATGACAAAAGCGAATTTAGGCCCGAATCGGATTATGGCGAGTTGCAGGACACAGATTTTGAAGTGCTGAGACATCACGAGAGGTACGGAATCGATTATTCGCTGGTGGTAGCCAGAAAGCTGAACATAAGCAAGCAGGAGGCATTCGACCGCCACCGGAAATTAACGGACATGAGACTGATCGAACGGGTCGATGCCACCATGGTGCAATACCGCAAAGGGATCGTCGATAACAAGTGGATCAAACATCGCAATCACACGTATTACCGGTTGACGGATAAAGGGCGAAAGTATCTGGCGCACTTTTTGAAGAACAGTTGA
- a CDS encoding DUF819 family protein, with protein sequence MSDAIISSPAGVLAILAAITSFFFYLENKTKWNFFNYFPPLIFIYVLPVFFSNAGVIPSASPVYDFMKDNLLPMFLVIMLLEVDIFATVKVMGKGVFVMLLGTLGVVVGAPVALFLVKSGLGPEAWKGFAALAGSWIGGTGNMAAVAVAFDLDTSSLDFGYAVITDNAVYLIWLPIMLASKNFAKKFNKFTGMSSDRLANMEKAAEELTTDKGRMEMRHVLYLVFFGFAVTALSAWLAGFVSTTQVFSYSTYKILIVTVLAIGLSFTPASRVPGSHAVAMALVYLFVAQMGATADLSNLSSSVFWFLLGGYIWILIHGFFLVGAARLFKVDVHTAAIASAANIGGAASAPIVAAYHKPSLVPVSILMALLGYAVGTPAAIFAGWLCRLVM encoded by the coding sequence ATGAGTGACGCGATAATCTCAAGTCCGGCCGGTGTTCTTGCTATCCTCGCTGCGATAACATCGTTTTTTTTCTACCTCGAAAACAAAACCAAATGGAATTTCTTCAACTACTTTCCACCGTTAATATTCATTTATGTTCTGCCGGTGTTTTTCTCCAACGCCGGCGTGATACCATCGGCATCGCCCGTGTACGACTTCATGAAAGACAACCTGCTGCCCATGTTTCTGGTGATTATGCTGCTCGAGGTTGATATTTTCGCAACGGTAAAGGTAATGGGCAAGGGTGTGTTCGTGATGCTTCTGGGTACGCTCGGTGTTGTGGTCGGCGCGCCGGTCGCGCTGTTTCTTGTCAAGAGCGGTCTTGGGCCGGAAGCGTGGAAGGGGTTCGCGGCGCTGGCTGGAAGCTGGATTGGCGGCACGGGCAACATGGCCGCAGTGGCGGTGGCATTCGATCTGGACACGAGTTCGCTTGATTTCGGCTATGCTGTCATAACCGATAACGCCGTCTATTTGATCTGGTTGCCGATTATGCTGGCATCGAAGAATTTCGCGAAGAAGTTCAATAAATTCACCGGTATGTCCTCTGACCGTCTGGCTAATATGGAGAAGGCCGCCGAAGAACTCACCACTGATAAAGGTCGGATGGAGATGCGTCACGTTTTGTATCTGGTATTTTTCGGTTTTGCGGTGACGGCTCTATCGGCCTGGCTGGCCGGTTTTGTTTCGACAACACAGGTCTTTTCGTACAGCACATATAAGATACTCATTGTCACAGTGCTTGCCATCGGTCTTTCGTTCACACCCGCCAGTCGCGTTCCCGGTTCGCACGCGGTGGCGATGGCGCTGGTTTATCTATTCGTGGCTCAGATGGGGGCCACGGCGGATTTGTCGAATCTGAGCAGCTCAGTCTTCTGGTTTCTGCTGGGCGGCTATATCTGGATTCTTATCCACGGTTTCTTCCTGGTCGGGGCAGCGCGGTTGTTCAAGGTTGATGTTCACACCGCCGCGATAGCATCGGCCGCCAATATTGGCGGCGCGGCATCGGCGCCCATCGTGGCCGCTTATCACAAACCTTCGCTGGTTCCGGTGTCGATCCTGATGGCGTTGTTGGGTTATGCTGTTGGCACTCCCGCTGCTATTTTTGCCGGGTGGTTGTGCCGGCTGGTGATGTAG
- a CDS encoding tetratricopeptide repeat protein — protein sequence MLKTILILVFLSLFLSGAFASETKSLKQPVENSAEVTALIEEGIALHNARKYDEAISKYCQALEMNPHNPLALYEISYTYYYRENYDSARSYIERASEYNGPHLSNALVLLGNTASIMGDYNEAIAAYDRGLDFQPDYFMLNFNKGLVYSKMSESKKAAECYKKAVISEPTHSSSHLALAQEYENLNCRVPCILAFCRFLILEPGTRRAAEALSELQNLLMAGVEKTADSVIKVNVNYTEDNPEGDFTAINLMIGLYGASRLNEENKDKHPIEQIYDALDGIFGMMNSTASGEERSGLAWKYYAPYFNEMYNRELVRPFVYYIFQLSDDPIIQSWLTENEEKVNEFLEWSNSYRFPIGALQ from the coding sequence ATGTTGAAAACGATCCTTATCCTCGTGTTCCTGAGCCTATTTTTGTCGGGTGCATTTGCCAGCGAAACAAAGTCTTTAAAACAGCCGGTGGAGAACTCTGCCGAAGTGACCGCGTTAATAGAAGAAGGTATTGCACTTCACAACGCCCGAAAGTACGATGAAGCTATCTCAAAATATTGCCAGGCCCTCGAGATGAATCCCCACAATCCTCTGGCTCTTTACGAAATATCATACACGTACTATTATCGCGAGAACTATGATTCAGCCCGCAGTTATATCGAGAGAGCATCAGAGTACAACGGCCCTCATCTATCGAACGCCTTAGTTCTGCTGGGAAACACCGCAAGCATTATGGGAGACTATAACGAAGCTATCGCTGCGTACGATCGCGGCTTGGACTTCCAGCCGGACTACTTCATGCTCAATTTTAACAAAGGCTTGGTTTACAGCAAGATGAGCGAATCGAAAAAGGCAGCTGAATGTTACAAGAAAGCCGTCATCTCCGAGCCGACCCATTCCTCCAGCCATCTGGCTCTCGCTCAGGAATACGAGAACCTTAACTGTCGAGTTCCTTGCATTCTCGCATTCTGCCGATTCCTCATTCTCGAACCGGGCACACGAAGAGCCGCTGAGGCACTATCCGAGCTGCAGAACCTTCTCATGGCGGGAGTGGAGAAAACGGCTGACAGCGTTATCAAGGTAAATGTGAACTATACGGAGGATAATCCTGAGGGCGACTTTACAGCCATCAATCTGATGATTGGCCTTTACGGAGCTTCACGGTTAAACGAAGAGAACAAAGACAAACACCCAATCGAACAAATCTACGACGCTCTCGACGGCATTTTCGGTATGATGAACAGTACCGCGTCTGGTGAGGAACGATCAGGTTTAGCTTGGAAGTACTACGCGCCTTATTTTAATGAAATGTACAACAGGGAACTGGTTCGCCCTTTCGTTTACTACATATTTCAACTTTCCGACGATCCGATCATTCAATCCTGGCTGACCGAAAATGAAGAGAAGGTAAATGAGTTTCTTGAGTGGTCCAATTCTTACCGATTCCCGATAGGAGCGTTACAGTAG